GTTTAGTAAGCTTACAACATCAGTCAATCAATATTATTGGGTTGTAGCAGCGAATAAAATGTAAGACTTACCGTATAAAGCTGGATTCTGAATAAGATCAAGCAACTTGTAGTATATGTCAAAATAAACAATCTTTGATCCAGAAGCACTTCGTTCTGCATTCAATCGCTCTATTTCCTTTGAAACTCTAGAATTATATAACTGTGATGCTTGGTTCCTTAATGGTTCACACTGACGTGACGGGCTTTCTCCTAGTGTAATTTGTGAAGGACAACATCCCAATGGTGGGACACCAACAAATCCAATCCTCTTAGCTCCCATATCATTCAGAGTCTGTACAAAAGAAGAGAGCAATTAAATATGATGTCTTTCTAGTACTCTTTATACAAGACCTATTTGGTTGATGACGTGCAAGGTTGCCTGGTCAAGCAGGCAGCATCATGGGACTTTGAATTACTATAGAGACCTTGGGGATAGATGGTGCTGCTTGGCCCAAGCAAACTATCTAAATCAGTAACCAAAACAATCCTTTACTACACTGGGAAAGTTTCACCACGCAAGGAGAAAATAATATGATGTCACATCTATTACTATAAAGCTATCATTGAGAAGAGTTAAATGCCTCGGAGCTCTATTAATTTGTGTGAGGGTTCTAGTTAGATCCATCAACGCTTAAAATAGGTTTTTTGGTCAATAATCTTCTGAAGTTGTGTGACCTAGGTGCATGTCCATACCTTCACTATATGGGCTTCTAATGATGACATGGCATTTCATCAGACAAGTTGTGGGCTGACCCATCAGAGCACCGGCCACCACTCAAGAACCTTTGTGAGGACAAAGATGAGAGATGAAAAGACTTTGGGAGGACCTAAACAATGATGATGCACTGACGGATCTAGGGGGTCATGGGGGCTCCATCCCCCTACTAACTTGTCTCCACTACAACTAAAAGGAAGATTAGGGAGAAAGAAGTGAGGGGAGAaaatgatgaagagaatgaagatGCGAGTGAGGAGAGGAAGAAGTAGCTAGATCGCCTAGAGCTTGATGCTGAGTTCACCCTCTCAATGTAACGTGTCACCAGGGCGTCGCCATGCTTGACGCCAACAAGAGGGAGAAGACGGCAAAGAGAGCATGAGGACCATGCCCGTGTGATGCTAGCATGGTGCTTGTTGCATCCAGGAGCTCATGGTGGTGGCACAATGTGAAAGGCGCACAACCGACGAGTGTGACATTGACATCATATCATAGGTGTAGCATGGTCGCAGAATATCCCTAGAGTAGAGATGGCCCCAATTCATCAAGATTAGTATGCCACATCAACATTAGTATAACCTAGGTGACACAACTTAAAAGATTTATTGATGGACCCAGAATCAGTTGACAGGCCTAACTAAAACCACCACACAAGTTAATAAATCTCtagtgcatttaactctaaaaaAATACATCTTGTTTGCTTTAGTTGAAATCTTTCTCAACGTCTTAACaaaagatagaaaatatatttgcATAGTTTAGGGAGCAACAAAATAAATATTTAGATTATTGCATAGAATTTACGAATGAGACAAGACTTTTGTGAATAAAAAGATGATACAAAATATAGAGAAATGACTAGAAAGATTAGAATTAGCAATAATTACCTTTGTGAAGTTAATCGCCGAAGAGACAACAAAGTCCACATATGAAGGAAGATCATATTGGTGGCGTCTCAAAGGGAGAAGGAAATAATTATTTATAATGTCATTTGCCCCCATTAATGTTAAGAAGACGCCTTGTGAGATAACTCGTGTCATTTCCTTCTCTCCAACTAAAGCTGTTAGCTTCTGCTTGTAGTCATGAAATAGTTTAAGTTGGTCGGTACTCGACAAGGTGCTCTGCATTAATTTGCATGTCTCAGCTTACGTAACAATTTCATTCtcagaaacaataaagaagataaCAACTTCAATATTGATATAGCTTCTTGATTTGAAAAAAGTATATACACATGTATAATTATTACCGTAAACGTGGATGTGAGTGGGTCATAGCCACTGCCTCCACAAGCAAACGCCACACCAGTGAGTAGGTCCTTTAGTTGTAGATCAGGACTAAGGAAAGGAGGCAGCAGCTCCTTAATACCCAACTTGGAAGCTGTTCAGAAATAATTGCACTATGAGAAAGAAGTTATGATGTTTCACCCAACGTTGCAGTAGTACTGGTGATGAGTATAGCACTATTAAAGAACAAGGACCTCTATCCAATTTTCCTCGTATGTCATTCATGTGTTCGAGCATTCTAGTTTCAAATTGAGCTATTAAATGCATCAGCAGCCTCTAAACCTGTCGAGGGATGCCACTAAGGTCTATGAACTTTGAAAACAGATTTCTAGATCCACTTTGGTTCAGCTTCTGGTAAAGCAACTTCAGGTTCCAGCAGGCCGTTTGGTTGTCATTCTGCTTTTTGGCAGTAAAAGCACTTTTCAGAAGctgaaccaaacaacaaacataaTATCGTCAATGATTAAAGGAAGGTTACATGCATGATTTGCTTTTTTCCCCATATAATATGCACTAGAATTTCTAAGATACCTTATATTTTAGTATATGTATGGTAGCCGCGCCAAGTCTTTTATACATTGATCCCTCCAAGTAATATACTATTTGGTTCTTTATTTGCAGCTTATTAGGTTACCCGTGCACACATACACACCCATACCTTATATTTTAATACATGAAATTCTTTGACTTTCCAAAAaatttagaatgacttataatttgggatggatggAGTATATATTCTATTCGAAtatactagctagctagctttccCCAATTTTAGACATGCACTCCAATACTTACATGGACAAGCAGTAAGCATCCACACGTACGGTGTCAAGACCAGCACACCGGCCTCTAAAAAGAATGGTTTCCTTTAATTTGCATACTAGTAGCTAGTAGCTTAGTACTCCTTACATTCATTCCAAATTGTaaaatattttgattttttttaaatatatgaCTCTTTTAATGTATTTTATATAGGGCGTGGCAAGTGTCCGGATGTCTGGACGCCCGTGCAGCCCGCCCCGTCCGCCTTTGCCCCGCCCCACGCGCGCACTTCGCCCTCGTCTCTGTGCCCATCGGTCGCCCCccgaccccctcctctctctccacgCGGGCGGCACTCAGGAGCCGGGATGAACAGTTGAGGATGAGCACGCCCTCAACCGCAGCACCGAAGCACCACCGTCCGCTGGCCCCCCGGCGCGCTGTACGCCCAGACCGCTTGCCTTCGGTTCACCCCCAGCCaaacaacataaaacacttgcagcatgaaaaacatttgaatgcaacatacgtctgaaaaaagatgaaacatttagaacatacacttgcaatatgtgtgcgaaacacatgaaacatccaaaaattgcaacttgcaacatgaaactacttattgcaacataagactgaaacaactaaaacatttgggacatattgttgcaacatatatgtgaaacatatgcaacatccagaaaaAAAATTGAtcgcaacatacgtctggaaacaaatgaaacattttgaacaaacgcttgcaacatgcttttgaaacacttgcaacatctctcgatttacttttgcaacatcaagatgaaaccaTTGCAATATacatctaaaacatctgaaacatatatatgcaacatatgGGAGGGGAAGGTTGGGGCAACGACCGAGGAATCGGGCTTCGAACAGCACCATGGCTAGCGCTGCGGATCTGCACCGGGGTTCGGCATCCGAAACATGGCCGGTGACTCGCGAGAGTGGTAGATGGGTACCTCTACGGAGCTACCCCATACCTCGTGGAGTATGACCTTGTCGAGGTCGTTAGCGCCCTTGCAGTGCCTGACGGGCGCCGCCTCCTGCTTGTCTTCGCCCGCCGACGGCGGCGACGCCGAGGCCGACATGCTGTCCTTCCACCGGACCGAGCCGCAGCGAGCACCGCACACCGAGGCCGAGCGGAGCGGAGCAGTGGAGCTGGAGGAAGCGAGAGGAAGCGGAAGTGGagagaggcaggcaggcagggctAGCTTGAGGTCCATTTGGGGAATTTTCGGACAGCGCACTGTGCGTGCGTGTTGTTTTTTGAGAGAGAGCGGATGAGTGGATGAGGATGAGCCGCATCCGGACGGGATAGACTCCTGTGGGCCAGCATTATCGATTTATATAATACTTTTGTCATGAAAaaaaataattctagttgcattTTTGTTAAAGtaaatttgaccaaatatatagttAAAAGTATTAACGTCGTTTATACCGCCAAATAAGTATATTATGAGTATATCATGAgaaatttaatgatacttattgaactatattttgtttttATATATAGTTAGTCAAATTTGAGACACTTTAACTTGCTATCATACTATAATTATATTTTTTTAGGATGAGATAAAGGAGTATATACTacgtctctctctctatatatatatatatatatatattaaaaacaaTGCAGGTAGAAAAACTAAAACGTCTCACGATTTGGAACTTAGGGAATACTAGTTTATGACATTAGTTGTGCAATCTAGCTAGATATAATTAATTAATATAATTTAATCTCTTGCTCAAGTACCGTGCCTCCgacaataatataaataaataaatatacacCATGTATGTACGGATACTGATGGAAGGAGCATTGAAATCTAAACAGGGTCGGCAGCATATAGGATAGGAGACTACCCCACGCACGTACCAAAGAGGTCCCCTGGGACCAAGCCATTGGAGAACCTCCCGGTGGCGACGCCGCCGGGGAAGTCCTGCCCGTACGGCGGGAAGTTGGCCTTCACCGCCGTCAACCGGTTGTTGGTGTTGCCGGGGTCGACGATGGAGTCGCCGAACACGAAGATGGCCGGGATCTTCGGCCGCTGGTGGTCGTCCGTAGCGGCGGCGGAGCCTCCAGCtgctgccgtcgtcgtcgtagctcCGTCTGCATGGACGACGACGaccaccagcgccgccgccgtggccacgAGCAGCGCCACTCTAACCATTGCTACCATTATATAGATAAAacatagggggtgtttggttctttagccgtttttaaaatttatgtcacatcgaatatttagatactaacaaggagcattaaatatagattaattacaaaaccaattacatagatggaggctaatttctgagacgaaatttttaagcctaattaatctgtcattagcgcgtgtgtactgtagcaccatgttgtcaaatcatggactaattaggcttaaaagatccgtctcgTAAATTATTCACAAGTTGtgcaattaatttcgtaattagtctatatttaatactccatgcatatatccaacattcgatatgacagaaattttaggagatAGCTAAAGAACCAAGCCCATCGTCTAAAATCTTATTATTCGGGAAAAGGTCACACCCACCGACGTTCACAGTTGGTTAAAAGAAGGCCTACCAATCATCAGTATCCATCACGTTCACGATTAATTAATTAATCTATATTAATAAAAGAATCAGGTACGGT
Above is a genomic segment from Miscanthus floridulus cultivar M001 chromosome 3, ASM1932011v1, whole genome shotgun sequence containing:
- the LOC136543282 gene encoding GDSL esterase/lipase EXL3-like; translated protein: MVRVALLVATAAALVVVVVHADGATTTTAAAGGSAAATDDHQRPKIPAIFVFGDSIVDPGNTNNRLTAVKANFPPYGQDFPGGVATGRFSNGLVPGDLFASKLGIKELLPPFLSPDLQLKDLLTGVAFACGGSGYDPLTSTFTSTLSSTDQLKLFHDYKQKLTALVGEKEMTRVISQGVFLTLMGANDIINNYFLLPLRRHQYDLPSYVDFVVSSAINFTKTLNDMGAKRIGFVGVPPLGCCPSQITLGESPSRQCEPLRNQASQLYNSRVSKEIERLNAERSASGSKIVYFDIYYKLLDLIQNPALYGFKDVSEGCCGSTVLNAIIFIAYQSACPNVIDYIFWDGFHPTEKAYKIVVDKLVQEASEYLLR